A DNA window from Plasmodium vinckei vinckei genome assembly, chromosome: PVVCY_10 contains the following coding sequences:
- a CDS encoding nuclear transport factor 2, putative, translated as MDMLNPQFEAIGKEFVNHYFQLFNTGRNELASLYKDISMMSFENDQCRGTNQIIERLNKLPPTVVHKCLSLDIQPTPNNGILILVCGDIIIEENKPLKFVRTFHLFPLPSGGYFIFNDLFRFCIS; from the exons atggATATGCTAAACCCTCAATTCGAAGCCATTGGAAAGGAATTTGTAAACCACTATTTccaattatttaatactggaag AAATGAATTGGCTAGCCTTTATAAAGACATAAGTATGATGAGTTTCGAAAATGACCAATGTAGAGGAACTAACCAAATAATCGAAcgattaaataaattgcCACCAACAGTAGTACATAAATGCTTAAGCTTGGACATTCAACCCACCCCCAATAATggcattttaatattagtTTGTGGTGATATCATtattgaagaaaataagCCCTTAAAATTTGTTAGAACCTTTCACTTATTCCCCTTACCTAGTGGCGGATATTTCA TTTTCAACGATTTATTCAGATTTTGTATTAGTTAA